One window of the Leucobacter komagatae genome contains the following:
- the rnc gene encoding ribonuclease III — protein MPGGFLHAFDVAVDQELLELALTHRSWAYEHGAAPHNERLEFLGDSILGQAVTVKLYREHPDLTEGELAKRRAALVSTLALAEVARGLDLGAELRLGKGEEQTGGRDKDSILADTVEAVIGAVFLSTDPDTAARFVLQLIDPLLDDPDRFTEVLDPKTTLQKEAATRGLPSPAYDTEGTGPDHARVFTSTVRLGDVVGRGEGTSKKVAELAAARDAAAQLRAARAARSGRKARHSSKADPALVAQPGAPAAGRA, from the coding sequence GTGCCAGGCGGCTTTCTTCACGCGTTCGACGTTGCGGTTGACCAGGAGCTGCTCGAGCTCGCGCTGACCCACCGTTCGTGGGCCTACGAGCACGGGGCAGCCCCGCACAACGAGCGCCTCGAGTTTCTCGGCGACTCAATCCTCGGACAGGCGGTCACGGTGAAGCTCTACCGCGAGCACCCAGACCTCACCGAGGGCGAGCTCGCGAAGCGCCGTGCAGCGCTCGTGTCGACGCTCGCGCTCGCCGAGGTCGCCCGCGGCCTCGACCTCGGAGCCGAGCTGCGGCTCGGCAAGGGGGAGGAGCAGACCGGCGGCCGCGACAAGGACTCGATCCTTGCCGACACTGTCGAAGCTGTCATCGGTGCGGTCTTCCTGTCGACCGACCCCGACACCGCCGCGAGGTTCGTGCTGCAGCTCATTGACCCGCTGCTCGACGACCCAGACCGGTTTACCGAGGTACTCGACCCGAAGACGACACTCCAGAAGGAGGCCGCCACTCGCGGTCTCCCGAGCCCCGCCTACGACACCGAGGGAACCGGCCCAGACCACGCGCGCGTGTTCACGTCAACCGTGCGGCTCGGCGATGTCGTCGGTCGCGGCGAGGGTACGAGCAAGAAGGTAGCGGAGCTCGCCGCCGCCCGAGACGCGGCAGCCCAGCTGCGCGCTGCCCGCGCTGCCCGTTCGGGGCGCAAAGCGCGGCACAGCAGCAAGGCTGATCCGGCCTTGGTCGCGCAGCCTGGAGCCCCGGCCGCCGGACGCGCGTAG
- the rpmF gene encoding 50S ribosomal protein L32, with protein MAVPKRKMSRSNTRHRRSAWKASVPALVKTVENGKTVYSLPHRARVVEDSQGNALFLEYKGRRVADA; from the coding sequence ATGGCTGTTCCCAAGCGCAAGATGTCGCGTTCGAACACCCGTCACCGCCGTTCGGCGTGGAAGGCTTCGGTACCCGCACTCGTCAAGACTGTCGAGAACGGCAAGACCGTATACAGCCTCCCGCACCGCGCCCGCGTGGTCGAGGACTCGCAGGGCAACGCTCTGTTCCTCGAGTACAAGGGTCGCCGCGTAGCTGACGCGTAA
- a CDS encoding YceD family protein, whose product MREREIDIVVPDRFGEALASIPEGEKLSLDVRLESVHEGILVSATVRSTMHAECGRCLRDFTAPFEVEFQELFAYTPTEADEYGVHGDHVDLEPPLRDAVVLALPFQPVCRPDCPGLDPESGELRDAEAAMATNVDVDPRWAALADFKAVESLGSGVPESESN is encoded by the coding sequence ATGCGCGAGCGCGAGATCGACATCGTCGTTCCCGACCGCTTCGGCGAAGCGCTTGCCTCGATCCCTGAGGGCGAAAAGCTGTCGCTCGATGTGCGCCTCGAATCAGTACACGAGGGCATCCTCGTCTCTGCTACGGTGCGCTCGACGATGCACGCGGAGTGCGGTCGTTGCCTCCGCGATTTCACCGCGCCATTTGAAGTCGAATTTCAGGAACTTTTCGCGTATACTCCTACGGAGGCCGACGAGTATGGGGTTCACGGTGATCACGTGGATCTTGAACCCCCGCTCCGAGACGCGGTAGTGCTTGCACTGCCGTTCCAGCCTGTGTGTCGCCCGGACTGCCCTGGGCTCGATCCCGAGTCCGGCGAGTTGCGCGATGCCGAGGCTGCGATGGCGACTAATGTGGATGTTGATCCGCGTTGGGCGGCACTGGCTGACTTCAAGGCTGTAGAATCATTAGGTTCGGGTGTGCCCGAATCTGAGAGTAACTAG
- the mutM gene encoding bifunctional DNA-formamidopyrimidine glycosylase/DNA-(apurinic or apyrimidinic site) lyase, giving the protein MPELPEVEVVRAGLAPAVTGARVLAVEVMDPRALKRHTPVGEEPGLGGHGRTLSAETGRGRAGDFERRLTGRTLTAPLRRGKFLWIPLAPDTARPGVPEGAGGPGEHGGPGDPDTALLAHLGMSGQMLLRATDAADDRHVRIRTWIEHPEHGELRLDFSDQRLFGSLALDTLTPTAPAGSIPAQAAHIARDPLDEYFDDAGFVTAIRSRGVGAKKLLLDQRIVSGVGNIYADETLWRARVHPDTPGAAISPRGAVALLHHLREVFDQALAEGGTSFDEQYVNVNGQAGYFAHSLNAYGRGGEACPRCGTAIKRVPFGGRSSHYCPRCQRRKSS; this is encoded by the coding sequence ATGCCCGAGCTACCCGAGGTTGAGGTCGTGCGCGCGGGCCTCGCCCCGGCCGTCACCGGCGCGCGCGTCCTCGCCGTTGAGGTGATGGATCCGCGGGCGCTCAAACGCCACACGCCCGTTGGCGAGGAACCGGGCCTTGGCGGGCACGGCCGCACCCTCTCCGCGGAGACGGGCCGCGGGCGGGCCGGTGACTTCGAGCGCCGCCTCACCGGGCGCACGCTCACGGCGCCGCTGCGGCGGGGCAAGTTTCTGTGGATCCCGCTCGCGCCCGACACCGCGAGGCCCGGGGTCCCCGAAGGCGCCGGCGGCCCCGGAGAGCACGGCGGCCCCGGCGACCCCGACACGGCACTCCTCGCGCATCTCGGCATGAGCGGGCAGATGCTGCTCCGCGCGACCGACGCGGCAGATGACAGGCATGTGCGGATCCGGACCTGGATCGAGCACCCCGAACACGGCGAGCTCAGGCTCGACTTCTCGGATCAGCGCCTCTTTGGCTCGCTCGCGCTCGACACGCTGACGCCCACGGCGCCGGCCGGGTCGATCCCGGCGCAGGCCGCACACATCGCGCGCGATCCGCTCGATGAGTACTTCGACGACGCCGGGTTCGTCACCGCGATCCGGTCGCGCGGCGTCGGGGCGAAGAAGCTGCTGCTCGATCAGCGCATCGTCAGCGGTGTCGGCAATATCTATGCAGACGAGACGCTGTGGCGTGCCCGCGTGCACCCCGACACCCCGGGGGCGGCGATCTCGCCGCGGGGAGCGGTCGCGCTGCTGCACCACCTTCGCGAGGTTTTCGATCAGGCGCTCGCCGAGGGCGGCACGAGCTTCGACGAGCAGTACGTCAACGTGAACGGGCAGGCCGGTTATTTTGCGCACTCCCTGAATGCCTATGGCCGCGGGGGAGAGGCTTGCCCGCGCTGCGGCACCGCGATCAAGCGCGTCCCATTCGGCGGGCGGTCGAGCCACTACTGCCCGCGGTGCCAGCGGCGAAAGTCTTCGTAG
- a CDS encoding isocitrate lyase yields the protein MTAFKDDLEAVEALKAENGTGWAQINPEYVARMRAQNRFKTGLEIAQYTADIMRKDMGEYDADSSVYTQSLGVWHGFIGQQKLISIKKHLKTTNKRYLYLSGWMVAALRSEFGPLPDQSMHEKTSVPALIEELYTFLRQADARELDLLFTQLDDARVAGDETAVEFVQSQIDNFETHVVPIIADIDAGFGNPEATYLLAKKMIEAGACAIQIENQVSDEKQCGHQDGKVTVPHEDFLAKINAVRYAFLELGIDNGVIVARTDSLGAGLTQKLAVTNTPGDLGDQYNSFLDVEEISEDQLGNGDVVIKRDGKLLRPKRLASNLYQFRAGTGEDRCVLDCITSLQNGADLLWIETEKPHVEQIAGMVDRIREVIPNAKLVYNNSPSFNWTLNFRQQAFDQLAEEGKDVSVYDRDKLMAVEYDGTELATLADEKIRTFQKDGSARAGIFHHLITLPTYHTAALSTDNLAKGYFGDEGMLTYVRDVQREEIRQGIATVKHQNMAGSDIGDNHKEYFAGDAALKAGGKDNTMNQF from the coding sequence ATGACTGCATTCAAAGACGATCTCGAGGCAGTAGAGGCACTCAAGGCTGAGAACGGAACCGGCTGGGCGCAGATCAACCCCGAGTACGTGGCCCGGATGCGTGCTCAGAACCGCTTCAAGACCGGCCTTGAGATTGCGCAGTACACCGCCGACATCATGCGCAAGGACATGGGCGAGTACGACGCAGACTCGTCGGTCTACACCCAGTCGCTCGGCGTCTGGCACGGCTTCATCGGTCAGCAGAAGCTCATCTCGATCAAGAAGCACCTGAAGACCACTAACAAGCGCTACCTGTACCTCTCGGGCTGGATGGTTGCCGCCCTCCGCTCGGAGTTCGGCCCGCTGCCCGACCAGTCGATGCACGAGAAGACCTCGGTGCCGGCCCTCATCGAAGAGCTCTACACCTTCCTGCGTCAGGCCGATGCCCGCGAACTCGACCTGCTCTTCACGCAGCTCGATGATGCGCGGGTCGCCGGCGACGAGACCGCCGTCGAGTTCGTCCAGTCGCAGATCGACAACTTCGAGACCCACGTTGTGCCGATCATCGCCGACATCGACGCAGGCTTCGGTAACCCCGAGGCAACCTACCTGCTCGCGAAGAAGATGATCGAGGCCGGCGCTTGCGCGATCCAGATCGAGAACCAGGTCTCCGATGAGAAGCAGTGCGGCCACCAGGATGGCAAGGTCACCGTGCCGCACGAGGACTTCCTCGCGAAGATCAACGCCGTCCGCTACGCGTTCCTCGAGCTCGGCATCGACAACGGCGTGATCGTCGCCCGCACCGACTCGCTCGGCGCTGGCCTCACGCAGAAGCTGGCCGTCACCAACACCCCGGGCGACCTCGGCGACCAGTACAACTCGTTCCTCGACGTCGAAGAGATCTCGGAAGACCAGCTCGGCAACGGTGACGTTGTTATCAAGCGCGATGGCAAGCTGCTGCGCCCGAAGCGCCTCGCATCGAACCTCTACCAGTTCCGCGCCGGCACGGGCGAAGACCGCTGCGTGCTCGACTGCATCACGTCGCTGCAGAACGGCGCCGACCTGCTCTGGATCGAAACCGAGAAGCCGCACGTTGAGCAGATCGCAGGCATGGTCGACCGCATCCGCGAGGTCATCCCGAACGCGAAGCTCGTCTACAACAACAGCCCGTCGTTCAACTGGACGCTGAACTTCCGCCAGCAGGCCTTCGACCAGCTCGCAGAAGAGGGCAAGGACGTCTCGGTATACGACCGCGACAAGCTCATGGCCGTGGAGTACGACGGCACCGAGCTCGCCACGCTCGCAGACGAGAAGATCCGCACCTTCCAGAAGGACGGCTCGGCACGCGCCGGCATCTTCCACCACCTCATCACCCTCCCGACCTACCACACAGCGGCGCTGTCGACCGACAACCTCGCGAAGGGCTACTTCGGCGACGAGGGCATGCTCACCTACGTTCGCGACGTGCAGCGTGAGGAAATCCGCCAGGGCATCGCGACGGTGAAGCACCAGAACATGGCCGGCAGCGACATCGGTGACAACCACAAGGAATACTTTGCAGGTGACGCAGCGCTGAAGGCGGGTGGTAAAGACAACACGATGAACCAGTTCTAA
- a CDS encoding HXXEE domain-containing protein, whose translation MKLRGPSLLFAAWAIHDVEEALAFPATCEHLAARSGVGALRLDARQSWFAVGLMGIAVATACWQGARTGGRSRLYRATVAGLEAHVYTHIAGSLALRRYTAGAATAVPVMLPGARAARNELRLLGQPVNSQDLARGASLLVPTAVLSQLVARLVPRREKGRSHVSRTLQRR comes from the coding sequence ATGAAGCTCCGTGGCCCCTCGCTCCTTTTTGCTGCCTGGGCAATTCACGATGTCGAAGAGGCCCTGGCCTTCCCCGCTACATGTGAGCATCTCGCTGCACGATCGGGCGTTGGGGCCCTTCGGCTGGACGCGCGTCAGTCTTGGTTCGCGGTGGGGCTGATGGGAATCGCGGTAGCGACGGCCTGTTGGCAGGGGGCACGAACTGGCGGGCGCTCTCGGCTGTATCGGGCGACAGTGGCTGGGCTTGAGGCGCACGTTTACACCCATATCGCTGGGTCGCTTGCGCTCCGACGGTACACGGCCGGTGCCGCCACCGCAGTCCCGGTTATGCTGCCAGGCGCGCGGGCGGCTCGAAATGAGCTTCGGCTGTTGGGACAACCGGTCAATTCTCAGGATCTCGCTCGGGGCGCGTCTCTGCTCGTCCCTACGGCGGTGCTCAGTCAGCTAGTGGCCAGGTTGGTGCCGCGACGAGAGAAAGGTCGCTCGCACGTTAGTCGCACGCTTCAGCGACGCTGA
- a CDS encoding VOC family protein yields the protein MHQGIRFDHVGITVEHLEPAVSFFESFGFEVEGRTFVEGEFIDAVTGIPGSRSEIVMLSLPGSPSGGGATAIEVSSFVRPAHTTGTHAPMANEVGLRSLAFEIEGLDAKLAALAADGYGLIGGVGEYEGAWRMAYVRGPEGIIVALTERVKDPSGSGG from the coding sequence ATGCACCAGGGCATCCGCTTTGACCACGTTGGCATTACTGTTGAGCACCTCGAACCGGCGGTCTCGTTCTTCGAATCCTTTGGCTTCGAGGTCGAAGGCCGCACGTTCGTTGAGGGCGAGTTCATCGATGCCGTGACCGGAATCCCCGGTTCCCGTTCCGAGATCGTCATGCTGTCGCTCCCGGGTTCCCCGAGCGGGGGCGGCGCGACGGCGATCGAGGTGTCGAGTTTCGTGCGACCGGCCCACACAACTGGTACCCACGCGCCAATGGCGAACGAGGTCGGGCTCCGCAGTCTCGCGTTTGAGATTGAGGGCCTGGACGCGAAGCTCGCCGCGCTGGCCGCAGACGGCTACGGCCTCATCGGCGGCGTCGGCGAGTACGAGGGCGCCTGGCGGATGGCGTATGTGCGGGGGCCGGAGGGCATCATCGTCGCACTCACCGAGCGCGTGAAAGACCCAAGCGGCTCGGGAGGCTAG
- a CDS encoding InlB B-repeat-containing protein translates to MELITSSPIVHGAAKSRSRAIGALLTVSAMLFGTALLSTPAHAVDTVTVDTVDDLRAAFNDATTDTTVTLGAAFPDELPTTVTLSNSADVAIVVDGAGKTLQAPPTGRHLSMTVGGSGSAVLSNLSLEPRSGATNGGLEVSLEGTAQAEVSALTISGLGQRAFGIGGSGSGHLLVEDVTLQGNSAGYASALGYGRGNADATTTMNNISVLENNGLSGGGYSGGAMLIGAGSRGAVTIQNSLFRDNSFVDGGSQPRGGAIAVHNSHVQLTLDNDLFEGNSTYSSTSPANADGGAVSVFNPNTTATGSLVVTNSTFARNTAQDDGAAIFVEGQNSSSSRPFTTNLTVKNSTFADNVSGGETSDTGGAIQASLRVDVNISNSTFFGNTKASGRGGVDFGVHTTFNSGGFQRPIGELSNNVFTRSNSVAGVFGSSFTCTGGVSCKVPTGQEDAHATGVFGSVNPSVGANGTAVIAGDSRAGSESKPVPTLAIVPPLTGSTPTASRIVTDDTGLAADQRGVAYRAAGPQDAGSFTMDYVRFDAATNGGSWSGLTPQLPGAQGTFVGDAAATNGWFEVAAPGASVPAPITDPTPPAGHTFVGWFDSATGGQAITAPIAAAAQTVYAQFQPNDYVVTFDPDNGEATSTETVAHGGTATEPTPPVKDGFTFTGWTLDGAPYDFATQVESDLTLVATWEEAEVPNHTVTFDPDNGEATSTVTVADGAAVEKPSADPVKDGFTFTGWMLDDAAYDFTAPVKGDLLLVAGWEEVEVPLHTVTFDPANGSATTAIQVADGDPVGEPADPIRDGFTFEGWTLNGSPYAFTTPVTADITLVATWAEIPVVTYTVTFDPDNGGDTFSQQVIAGETAARPGADPTREGYVFTGWTLNGAAYDFATAVSADITLIAGWELAPVGDHTVTFDPQNGETAFTVTVPHGGSAAKPADPIRDGYSFTGWTLSGAPYDFASAVVSDITLVAGWEAEAVVTHTVRFDPANGASVTQVKVAHGGTVARPADPVREGFTFTGWTRLGAAYDFATPVTADVTLVAGWSAIVAPPVHPPKPPTIESTGGDALLPAALAAALLLGLGAVAVVRARRLTLRG, encoded by the coding sequence ATGGAGCTCATCACATCAAGCCCAATAGTTCATGGTGCTGCCAAGTCGCGGTCGCGCGCTATTGGTGCCCTGCTCACTGTCTCCGCGATGCTCTTCGGTACGGCATTGTTGAGCACACCAGCGCACGCAGTTGACACCGTGACGGTTGATACGGTGGACGACCTTCGGGCTGCCTTCAACGACGCGACCACGGATACGACCGTGACGCTGGGGGCAGCCTTCCCCGACGAGCTTCCAACCACAGTCACTCTGTCAAACAGCGCCGACGTGGCGATCGTCGTTGACGGCGCCGGCAAGACGCTGCAGGCCCCGCCCACAGGCCGGCACCTTTCCATGACCGTCGGGGGATCCGGATCTGCAGTGCTCAGCAACCTCTCGCTCGAGCCGCGTTCCGGCGCAACCAATGGCGGGCTGGAGGTCTCCCTGGAAGGAACCGCTCAGGCCGAGGTTTCGGCGTTGACGATTTCAGGGCTTGGGCAACGCGCCTTCGGTATCGGCGGGTCAGGGTCGGGGCATCTCTTGGTGGAGGATGTGACGCTCCAGGGCAACTCGGCCGGCTACGCGTCCGCGCTCGGCTATGGCCGCGGCAATGCAGACGCAACAACGACGATGAACAACATCTCCGTACTCGAGAACAACGGGTTGAGTGGGGGCGGCTACTCCGGCGGCGCCATGCTGATTGGCGCGGGGTCGCGCGGTGCCGTGACGATTCAGAACTCCCTGTTCCGAGATAACTCCTTCGTGGATGGCGGATCACAGCCACGCGGCGGCGCGATTGCAGTACACAACTCACACGTTCAGCTGACGCTTGACAACGACCTGTTCGAAGGCAACAGTACGTATTCGTCCACGAGCCCAGCGAACGCTGACGGTGGGGCGGTCTCAGTGTTTAACCCGAACACGACGGCGACTGGGTCGCTCGTCGTGACGAACAGTACGTTCGCCAGGAATACCGCACAGGACGACGGGGCGGCCATCTTTGTCGAGGGGCAGAACTCGAGCTCAAGCCGGCCATTCACTACCAACCTGACTGTTAAGAACTCGACCTTCGCCGACAACGTTTCGGGTGGTGAGACAAGTGACACGGGCGGCGCGATCCAGGCATCACTTCGCGTAGACGTCAACATTTCGAACAGTACGTTCTTTGGAAACACGAAGGCTTCGGGCCGTGGCGGCGTTGATTTTGGCGTCCACACGACGTTCAACTCCGGCGGCTTCCAGCGCCCCATCGGCGAGCTCTCCAACAACGTGTTCACTCGGTCGAACTCAGTCGCCGGAGTGTTTGGCTCGTCGTTCACTTGCACGGGTGGCGTGAGCTGCAAGGTTCCAACAGGCCAAGAAGATGCGCACGCTACGGGAGTCTTTGGGTCAGTAAACCCATCGGTGGGAGCCAACGGTACAGCGGTCATCGCGGGTGACAGCCGTGCTGGTAGCGAGAGCAAGCCCGTTCCGACGCTCGCAATCGTGCCACCGCTCACCGGCTCGACTCCCACCGCATCACGCATCGTGACCGATGACACCGGGCTCGCGGCGGATCAGCGCGGCGTCGCGTACCGGGCTGCGGGCCCGCAAGATGCGGGCAGCTTCACGATGGACTACGTGAGGTTCGACGCAGCCACGAATGGTGGCTCCTGGAGCGGCCTGACACCCCAGCTGCCCGGTGCACAGGGCACCTTTGTTGGCGACGCCGCAGCGACGAACGGTTGGTTCGAAGTGGCGGCCCCGGGTGCGAGTGTGCCAGCGCCAATCACTGACCCGACGCCGCCAGCCGGCCACACATTCGTTGGCTGGTTCGACAGCGCAACCGGAGGGCAGGCCATCACTGCGCCGATCGCGGCCGCTGCTCAAACTGTGTACGCGCAGTTCCAGCCGAACGACTACGTTGTGACCTTTGACCCCGACAACGGAGAAGCCACATCAACGGAGACAGTTGCGCACGGCGGCACCGCCACCGAGCCAACACCGCCTGTGAAAGACGGCTTTACCTTTACGGGCTGGACACTTGACGGAGCTCCCTACGACTTCGCGACCCAGGTGGAATCCGACCTGACCCTCGTGGCGACCTGGGAAGAAGCTGAAGTACCGAACCACACCGTCACGTTCGACCCCGACAACGGCGAGGCAACGTCGACGGTCACGGTGGCGGACGGGGCCGCAGTTGAGAAGCCCAGCGCTGATCCTGTCAAGGACGGCTTTACCTTCACCGGATGGATGCTCGACGACGCCGCGTACGACTTCACGGCACCCGTCAAGGGCGACCTGCTGCTCGTAGCTGGCTGGGAGGAAGTCGAAGTGCCGCTGCACACCGTCACATTCGATCCCGCGAATGGCAGCGCGACCACGGCGATTCAGGTGGCAGACGGCGACCCGGTTGGCGAACCGGCTGACCCGATTCGCGACGGGTTTACGTTTGAGGGGTGGACCTTGAACGGTTCCCCCTACGCCTTTACGACACCGGTGACAGCCGACATCACGCTCGTCGCGACCTGGGCTGAGATTCCGGTCGTCACCTACACCGTGACATTTGACCCTGACAATGGCGGCGATACGTTTAGTCAGCAGGTCATTGCGGGTGAAACCGCTGCCCGGCCAGGTGCAGACCCGACGCGCGAAGGCTACGTGTTCACCGGGTGGACGCTCAACGGGGCAGCCTACGACTTTGCCACTGCAGTGTCGGCTGACATCACACTCATTGCGGGCTGGGAGCTAGCGCCCGTCGGTGACCACACGGTCACCTTCGATCCGCAAAATGGCGAGACGGCCTTCACTGTGACGGTCCCGCACGGCGGCTCAGCAGCCAAGCCCGCTGACCCCATCCGTGATGGCTACTCCTTCACGGGCTGGACGCTCTCAGGAGCGCCATATGACTTCGCGAGTGCGGTTGTCTCCGACATTACGCTTGTCGCAGGCTGGGAGGCCGAAGCGGTCGTCACCCATACCGTGAGGTTCGACCCGGCGAACGGGGCGAGTGTCACCCAGGTGAAGGTTGCGCACGGCGGAACCGTGGCGCGGCCCGCTGACCCGGTGCGCGAAGGCTTCACGTTCACTGGATGGACGCGCCTGGGGGCTGCGTACGATTTCGCGACGCCCGTCACAGCGGATGTGACGCTCGTCGCCGGTTGGAGCGCAATCGTCGCTCCGCCCGTGCATCCGCCGAAGCCGCCGACAATTGAGAGCACCGGTGGCGATGCGCTACTCCCCGCTGCCCTGGCGGCCGCGCTGCTCCTCGGGCTTGGGGCGGTCGCCGTGGTTCGCGCGCGGAGGCTGACGCTTCGGGGCTAG
- a CDS encoding PhzF family phenazine biosynthesis protein, whose protein sequence is MTTLHGAIPTLRYSAFPTPTGGGNPAGVVLDASALTDADRLGLAAELGYSETAFLEPRGDREYRIRYFSPQAEVDFCGHATVAAAVALADAALGAGELLLHTNVGEIRVSVARAEDGFRATLTTVTPKTAELGSGPLTELIAALGWDIEDLDPDLPTGLAFGGLWHPILWARTRERLATLDYDFAALTALMLREGWGTVSLLSRERADLIHSRNAFPIGGVVEDPATGAAAAALGGFLRANGLLPETGEFRVLQGEDMGQPCLLEVDASGDGGVKVSGTAVRISAVPPSVL, encoded by the coding sequence ATGACAACGCTCCACGGTGCCATCCCAACGCTCAGGTATAGTGCCTTCCCGACCCCAACGGGCGGCGGCAACCCGGCAGGTGTCGTGCTCGACGCCTCGGCGCTGACCGACGCCGACAGGCTCGGGTTGGCCGCCGAGCTTGGCTACTCTGAGACCGCGTTCCTCGAGCCGCGCGGCGACCGCGAGTACCGGATCCGGTACTTCAGCCCGCAGGCGGAGGTCGACTTCTGCGGCCACGCGACGGTCGCTGCAGCCGTCGCGCTCGCCGATGCTGCGCTTGGGGCGGGGGAGCTGCTGCTCCACACCAACGTCGGGGAGATCCGCGTGAGCGTGGCGCGGGCCGAAGACGGCTTCCGGGCGACCCTCACCACGGTCACGCCGAAGACGGCCGAGCTCGGGTCGGGGCCGCTCACGGAGCTCATCGCGGCACTCGGCTGGGATATCGAAGATTTGGATCCCGATCTGCCGACGGGCCTCGCGTTTGGCGGGCTCTGGCACCCGATCCTCTGGGCGAGAACGCGCGAGCGCCTCGCGACGCTCGACTACGACTTCGCCGCGCTGACCGCACTCATGCTGCGTGAGGGGTGGGGGACCGTGAGCCTGCTCAGCCGCGAGCGCGCAGATCTCATCCACTCGCGCAACGCGTTTCCGATCGGCGGGGTCGTCGAGGACCCGGCGACCGGGGCCGCGGCCGCCGCGCTCGGTGGGTTCCTCCGCGCGAATGGGTTGCTGCCGGAGACCGGGGAGTTTCGTGTGCTGCAGGGCGAAGACATGGGGCAGCCCTGTCTGCTCGAGGTGGACGCCAGCGGTGACGGCGGAGTCAAGGTGAGTGGCACCGCCGTGCGCATCAGTGCTGTGCCCCCATCAGTGCTGTGA
- a CDS encoding mycothiol transferase, with protein MNAPAPTTAMLTDLARRPVAAAEMLREQLTSVVLNAHPHHDNSIAWLLWHAAREIDVQLAALTALEPVWSAAGFDVRFALGTVPDDLGYGHTPEQARAIVVDDPGLLLEHLAAVVDAQVAFIETLAEADLSRVVDERWDPPVTLGVRLVSISADALEHVAQAAYVLGIGERGFEGS; from the coding sequence ATGAACGCACCCGCACCCACAACCGCAATGCTCACAGACCTCGCCCGCCGGCCCGTGGCGGCCGCCGAGATGCTTCGCGAGCAACTCACCTCCGTGGTACTCAACGCGCACCCGCATCACGACAACTCGATTGCCTGGCTGCTGTGGCATGCCGCGCGCGAGATCGACGTCCAGCTCGCAGCACTCACTGCCCTTGAGCCCGTCTGGTCCGCCGCCGGGTTCGACGTTCGCTTCGCGCTCGGCACCGTTCCCGATGACCTCGGGTACGGCCACACCCCTGAGCAGGCGCGCGCGATTGTCGTTGACGACCCCGGCCTCCTGCTCGAACACCTCGCCGCGGTCGTCGACGCCCAGGTCGCATTCATCGAGACCCTCGCCGAGGCCGACCTGTCTCGCGTGGTGGACGAGCGGTGGGACCCGCCCGTCACGCTCGGCGTACGCCTCGTGAGCATCTCGGCAGACGCGCTTGAACACGTGGCGCAGGCCGCCTATGTCCTTGGGATCGGGGAACGGGGTTTTGAAGGGAGCTAG
- a CDS encoding DUF1877 family protein, producing the protein MQLGLHFRLTDEQIAPVLAAAGDDALLTVLTTYEEDPTVFTLACETDKAWDPIACALSPAGDEGPWPARGVIGGSRSLQQDDDESWVTYLTPAEAAEVATYLEYLTDADFSRAYAEMPEELRNPEFGQDEESYALGALSGLREFFLAARDEHAHVVFNVLH; encoded by the coding sequence TTGCAACTCGGACTTCACTTCCGGCTCACTGACGAGCAGATCGCACCAGTGCTTGCGGCCGCTGGCGACGACGCCCTCCTCACCGTCCTCACGACCTACGAAGAAGACCCCACTGTGTTCACGCTCGCATGCGAGACCGACAAGGCATGGGACCCGATCGCCTGCGCACTGTCGCCCGCCGGAGATGAGGGCCCGTGGCCGGCGCGCGGCGTGATCGGCGGTTCGCGCTCACTCCAGCAGGACGACGACGAATCCTGGGTCACCTATCTCACGCCAGCAGAGGCCGCTGAAGTCGCCACCTACCTGGAGTACCTCACCGACGCAGACTTCTCCCGCGCATACGCCGAAATGCCTGAGGAGCTCCGCAACCCCGAGTTCGGGCAAGATGAAGAGTCGTACGCGCTTGGAGCGCTGTCAGGGCTCCGGGAATTCTTCCTTGCTGCGCGGGACGAGCACGCCCACGTCGTGTTTAACGTGCTGCACTAG